A genomic stretch from Neodiprion fabricii isolate iyNeoFabr1 chromosome 3, iyNeoFabr1.1, whole genome shotgun sequence includes:
- the LOC124178325 gene encoding esterase FE4-like, with translation MFTYPTYRVVKEQLTKAKNFQYFCSFEYRGRFSYSYYHGRFNYSYHGGSPVNHGVAHADELLYLLPGPKIWYGPTDWEYSDADWKMVDTMVQLWTSFATTGVPATLDSDDSTIWSPFSSRDNYLRIGNGPAAVLEVQYGFHKERIQVWDKLTRAATLK, from the exons ATGTTCACATATCCAACATACAGAGTGGTGAAAGAACAGTTGACTAAAGCTAAGAATTTCCAGTATTTTTGTTCCTTTGAATATCGCGGTAGGTTCAGTTACAGTTATTATCACGGTAGGTTCAATTATAGTTATCACGGTGGTAGTCCAGTCAACCACGGAGTTGCACATGCTGACGAATTGCTGTATCTTCTTCCTGGACCAAAGATTTGGTATGGACCCACAGATTGGGAATATAGCGATGCTGATTGGAAAATGGTGGACACGATGGTTCAGCTGTGGACATCCTTCGCGACTACTGG AGTACCGGCGACGTTAGATTCGGATGATTCAACGATTTGGTCTCCCTTTTCGTCTCGTGATAATTATCTTCGTATTGGTAATGGACCTGCCGCAGTACTTGAAGTTCAGTATGGTTTCCACAAAGAACGAATTCAGGTTTGGGACAAATTGACCAGGGCTGCGACATTGAAATAG
- the LOC124178326 gene encoding juvenile hormone esterase-like, with protein sequence MSWVVGIVSKAYGEILSDEQISPPAVTLPQGTIRGAKMVSYRNKTFFAFNGIPYAKPPIGDLRFKDPMPPDPWNGTIDSNHESEQCIQFEPLIYEDTTGNEDCLYLNIYTPPLSTSNNIKHLPVMVYIFGGRFELGNITSTRCDPRFILDRNVILVVPSYRLGVLGFLTTGDEVLPGNYGLKDMVQALKWIQDNIQYFGGDANRVTLFGSSSGSVMVHLLTLSNLTDGLFHRYILQSGTAFTPAAMTPRSVSSNRAIRLGQYLACPTDSSNMLVNCLRGISASKLVKMTSM encoded by the exons ATGAGTTGGGTAGTTGGTATAGTCTCGAAAGCATATGGAGAAATTCTAAGTGACGAACAAATATCGCCTCCAGCAGTGACATTACCGCAAGGAACAATTCGTGGTGCAAAGATGGTCAGTTACCGCAACAAAACGTTCTTTGCTTTCAATGGAATCCCATACGCAAAGCCACCCATTGGAGATCTCAG GTTCAAAGATCCAATGCCACCGGACCCTTGGAATGGGACTATAGATTCAAACCATGAATCTGAACAATGTATTCAATTTGAACCCCTCATTTATGAAGACACAACTGGAAATGAAGACTGTCTGTATCTTAACATCTACACACCCCCG CTCTCCACTAGCAATAACATCAAGCATTTGCCGGTAATGGTGTACATATTTGGCGGACGATTTGAATTAGGAAACATTACTTCTACACGATGCGACCCACGTTTCATTCTTGACAGAAACGTAATCCTTGTCGTTCCTAGCTATCGCCTTGGAGTGCTAGGATTCCTCACCACGGGAGACGAAGTATTACCAGGAAATTATGGCCTGAAAGACATGGTTCAGGCTCTCAAATGGATTCAGGATAACATCCAGTATTTCGGGGGTGATGCCAACCGAGTGACTCTGTTTGGGTCAAGTTCGGGTTCAGTTATGGTTCACCTGTTGACTTTGTCGAACTTGACTGACG GACTCTTCCATAGGTACATATTGCAAAGTGGAACGGCGTTTACGCCCGCTGCTATGACACCTAGAAGCGTATCGTCGAATCGTGCCATTCGGCTTGGTCAATATCTAGCGTGTCCGACGGATTCATCAAATATGCTTGTTAATTGCTTAAGAGGTATTAGTGCATCTAAGCTCGTCAAAATGACCTCAATG
- the LOC124178327 gene encoding juvenile hormone esterase-like, producing the protein MKDIAWTWCYNVSACVVILLLGSCHISYGKVLKEYGEIPIGEQMTPPIVAVPQGTIRGVNMVSYRNKPFFAFKGIPYAKPPVGNLRFKDPVPPVFWSGTMDASRNPEPCVQIDPQLHAATGNEDCLYLNIYTPRLRSGNDIKQLPVMVYIFGGKFQAGNINPTLCDPRFILDRDVVLVLPSYRLGVLGFLTTGDEVLPGNYGLKDVVQALKWIQDNVQYFGGDANQVTLFGSSSGSIMVHMLALSSLTSGLFHRYITQSGTALTTDAMVPTSVSSNRATRLGQYLACPTNSSSILVNCLKSLSAYQLVGKTSMFHEWGVFPEVIWNPTVEPDIDGAILTDIPANLIAAGKTLDLPWIALVNRDEGLLYSLLPYYRNPDMFQHLLDDIDSALPVILQYKYKVENVKAFTTALKSYYLNDLTVNRGLIITNITQLIGDAMFIYPTYRSLKERLVVAKNFQYFCSFEYRGKFSSSYDGAPPVYLGVAHADELLYLLPGTKSNYGSPDWEYDDADWKM; encoded by the exons ATGAAAGATATCGCGTGGACGTGGTGTTATAACGTGAGCGCATGTGTTGTGATCCTTTTGCTGGGCAGTTGTCACATAAGTTacggaaaagttttgaaagaatATGGGGAAATTCCAATCGGCGAACAAATGACGCCTCCGATAGTAGCAGTGCCGCAAGGAACAATTCGAGGTGTGAACATGGTCAGTTACCGTAATAAACCATTCTTTGCTTTCAAGGGAATCCCGTACGCAAAACCACCGGTTGGAAATCTCAG ATTCAAAGATCCTGTACCGCCTGTATTTTGGAGTGGAACTATGGATGCAAGCCGTAATCCCGAACCCTGTGTTCAAATTGATCCCCAACTTCATGCGGCGACTGGCAATGAAGACTGTCTCTATCTCAACATTTACACACCCCGG CTTCGCAGTGGCAATGACATCAAGCAGTTGCCGGTAATGGTGTACATATTTGgtggaaaatttcaagcagGTAACATTAATCCTACACTATGCGATCCACGTTTCATTCTCGATAGAGACGTGGTCCTCGTGCTTCCTAGCTACCGCCTCGGAGTGCTGGGATTCCTCACCACGGGAGACGAAGTATTACCAGGAAACTATGGCCTGAAAGACGTGGTTCAGGCTCTCAAATGGATTCAGGATAACGTCCAGTATTTCGGGGGTGATGCCAACCAAGTGACTCTGTTTGGGTCAAGTTCGGGTTCAATTATGGTTCACATGTTGGCTTTGTCGAGCTTGACTAGCG GACTCTTTCATAGGTACATAACGCAAAGTGGAACAGCGCTAACGACCGATGCAATGGTGCCTACAAGTGTATCATCGAATCGCGCTACTCGACTTGGTCAATATTTAGCGTGTCCCACGAATTCATCGAGTATTCTTGTCAATTGCTTGAAGAGTCTCAGTGCCTATCAGCTCGTCGGAAAGACCTCAATGTTTCACGAGTGGGGCGTATTCCCTGAGGTCATATGGAACCCAACTGTCGAACCAGATATAGACGGGGCCATACTGACCGATATTCCTGCAAACCTAATTGCTGCTGGAAAGACTTTAGATCTGCCTTGGATCGCCTTAGTCAATCGAGATGAAGGACTTCTCTATTCTCTTCTTC CATACTACAGAAATCCAGACATGTTCCAGCATCTTTTGGATGATATCGATTCCGCCCTACCTGTAATCTTACAGTACAAATACAAAgttgaaaatgtgaaagcCTTCACAACGGCCCTCAAGTCATACTACTTGAACGACCTTACTGTCAATAGGGGTTTG ATAATAACGAACATTACTCAACTCATAGGAGATGCCATGTTTATATATCCAACATATAGATCGTTGAAAGAACGGTTGGTTGtagctaaaaattttcagtactTCTGTTCCTTCGAATACCGCGGTAAGTTCAGTTCCAGTTATGACGGTGCCCCTCCAGTATACTTAGGTGTTGCACATGCTGACGAATTGCTGTATCTTCTCCCTGGAACAAAGAGCAACTATGGATCCCCAGATTGGGAATACGACGATGCTGATTGGAAAATG
- the LOC124179220 gene encoding bile salt-activated lipase-like, with product MPYLHIQHTVMKKHLVEAEKLEYFGSFEYRGRLSFNYDGGLPANYGVTHANDLLYLLPGPKSWYGPVDWEYNDADWKMVDTMVQLWTSFAATGVPLTLDSDFSTIWSPFTSHDNYLRIGNGSDVALEVQYGFHKERMQFWDELTAATTWKYLLNNSFDHVLEPIVCI from the exons ATGCCATATTTACATATCCAACATACAGTGATGAAAAAACACTTAGTTGAAGCTGAGAAGTTAGAGTATTTCGGTTCCTTCGAATACCGCGGTAGGCTCAGTTTTAATTATGATGGTGGTCTTCCAGCGAACTACGGAGTGACACATGCTAACGATCTGCTGTATCTTCTTCCTGGACCAAAGAGTTGGTATGGACCCGTAGATTGGGAATATAACGATGCTGATTGGAAAATGGTGGACACGATGGTTCAGCTCTGGACATCCTTCGCGGCTACTGG AGTACCGCTGACGTTAGATTCGGATTTCTCGACGATTTGGTCTCCATTTACGTCTCATGATAATTATCTTCGCATTGGTAACGGATCTGACGTGGCACTAGAAGTTCAGTATGGTTTTCATAAAGAACGAATGCAGTTTTGGGATGAACTGACCGCTGCTACGACATGGAAATATCTACTGAATAATTCTTTTGACCATGTCCTGGAACCCATAGTCTGTATATAA